Proteins from a genomic interval of Trichoderma breve strain T069 chromosome 2, whole genome shotgun sequence:
- a CDS encoding GMC oxidoreductase domain-containing protein has product MTRSILKAWLVAAVAASIATAGSNSDQLQVYDYVVVGGGTAGSALATRLSQGLPDKTILLIEAGPEALDEDRINIPGMKGSTLGTLYDWNFTTVPQTGLNGRVLGANRGKVLGGSSALNLMTWDRSAAEEYDGWEQLGNPSWNWKNMIAAMKDVETFTGINSSNYGDQGVGTSGPIHTIINRVIPAQQELWLQSMADLGIPHNLNSLGGNPIGYMNQPSNIDSRTWTRSYAANAYIPKSGSNLHLLLETRVAKVNLRKGRNSYTATGVTLQDGTIISARREVILSCGAIQSPGLLELSGIGSKVVLSKAGIDQIIDLEGVGENLQDHVRYQASYQLKDNFTSFDILKYNTTYAATQLALWHANQTSLYDYTGSGYSYLNWHQVVGNMAAKLNSLAQNVVLSLGSVVDKKKLQYIGSLLSPQVEVIFSDGYTGVKGYPTVGSPLRGNIHITSADVDTKPQIDPQYLSNEYDVQAAIEAIKYCRKIANSSPLSSAWVSEFEPGMAVQTDEDWRQYVLNTTLSIYHPVGTCAMLPKKDGGVVNPELIVYGTNNLRVVDASIIPVLPSAHIQTAVYGIAERAARFVIQKS; this is encoded by the exons ggAGGCACAGCTGGCTCAGCACTAGCGACTAGGCTAAGCCAAGGCCTGCCAGATAAAACCATCCTGCTGATCGAGGCCGGCCCTGAGGCGTTGGACGAAGATCGCATAAATATCCCCGGTATGAAGGGGTCGACGCTCGGCACTCTTTATGATTGGAATTTTACGACTGTACCGCAAACTGGACTTAATGGGCGAGTTCTCGGAGCCAACAGAGGCAAAGTGCTTGGAGGAAGCTCAGCATTGAACTTGATGACATGGGATCGATCCGCCGCTGAGGAATACGACGGCTGGGAGCAACTCGGCAACCCATCTTGGAACTGGAAGAATATGATCGCCGCAATGAAGGACGTGGAGACCTTTACCGGTATCAACTCATCCAACTATGGCGACCAAGGAGTTGGCACCAGTGGACCAATCCATACCATAATAAATAGGGTTATACCCGCGCAGCAGGAGCTCTGGTTGCAATCTATGGCTGATCTAGGGATCCCGCATAACTTGAATTCCTTAGGTGGCAATCCTATAGGGTATATGAACCAGCCTAGCAACATCGATTCTCGAACATGGACGAGGTCATACGCCGCTAATGCTTATATCCCGAAATCGGGAAGCAACTTACATCTGCTACTAGAGACGCGCGTAGCCAAAGTGAATTTACGGAAGGGTCGAAATTCATATACTGCAACCGGTGTTACGCTGCAAGACGGCACCATTATCAGCGCCAGAAGAGAGGTTATTCTATCTTGTGGCGCTATCCAAAGCCCTGGCCTGCTAGAACTGTCCGGCATAGGTAGCAAGGTGGTGCTATCTAAGGCCGGTATAGATCAGATTATTGACCTTGAGGGTGTAGGGGAGAATTTGCAGGACCACGTTCGGTACCAAGCATCATACCAATTGAAGGACAATTTTACATCGTTTGACATACTCAAGTACAACACCACATATGCGGCCACACAGCTGGCATTATGGCACGCAAACCAGACTTCTTTATATGACTACACTGGTAGTGGATACAGTTATCTGAACTGGCACCAGGTGGTGGGCAATATGGCTGCGAAGCTCAATTCTCTCGCCCAGAATGTGGTACTTTCCCTTGGGTCTGTTGTCGATAAGAAAAAGCTACAGTACATTGGATCACTTTTATCGCCGCAAGTGGAAGTCATTTTCTCAGATGGCTACACTGGAGTGAAGGGATACCCTACCGTCGGCTCTCCTCT CCGCGGCAACATTCATATAACTTCTGCCGATGTCGATACAAAACCGCAAATTGACCCACAATATCTATCTAACGAGTACGACGTGCAGGCAGCTATCGAGGCTATCAAATACTGCCGTAAGATTGCAAACTCGTCGCCGCTCTCTTCAGCATGGGTATCCGAGTTCGAACCGGGGATGGCTGTACAGACGGATGAGGACTGGCGTCAGTACGTTCTCAACACTACACTTTCTATATATCATCCTGTTGGGACATGCGCAATGCTCCCCAAGAAAGACGGCGGAGTGGTAAACCCAGAGCTGATCGTTTACGGCACCAACAATCTGCGCGTTGTGGACGCAAGCATCATACCCGTTCTTCCGTCTGCACACATTCAAACAGCAGTCTACGGCATCGCCGAGCGTGCGGCTCGATTTGTTATACAGAAGTCATAG
- a CDS encoding ABC transporter domain-containing protein, which yields MCVIYILYWLCLVFIVLSTGTPNIIVEAISGGLSASIHLSEETSASLISRWTFSWVGSVIWKAFRAHLSTSDLHELNWDDTARITSRLFSKVTPATLKLVWRLYHFTKHDLFNQGAWAVLFSLTSFCPAFLLRYILDYLDSPSTMSQNNAWLCVGGLLVAGIVTGIADCQCEWLGRKISVRLRAILIDQIFSKVLKKRISRPTKSSSEEGDSSEDIHATDGTILNLMAVDAANVSVASLSLYSILGSSGILGVMLMIALLPLNVLVSKRQVAAQMKVLSAADARVQASNELITNIRVIKLCAWEEEFRRKIRLLRTTELSELRVRFFWWSISMTVFYSLPFITTILTLFIYTIVEKQKLETKVAFPALAIFAVLRIPLDRMSSMISFILQAQVSIGRIEKFLKEKETSREEQLMGSDARMIGFDNATLEWSVQDVVGIGAGEDIQPAENPPTHEFRLSNLEIKFHKNGLNLVCGPSGSGKSSLLLALLGEMELLRGRVHLPLAEQPIGDDTSISDVAYCPQEPWIMNQTIRANILFGLHFQSHRYKMVLDAVALSRDLAVFENGDLAIAGPLMEGRTCILATHHSQLVLPYCDYAVFLENGIVKRQGTASELMQLDFTGENTLAVIAKHGFRPIDFTHHPQIVASPLLSLGASETDSSDSWIGNINVVSETKDESIYSEDQMTGAVSLSVIRVYLKSMGGRWFWAVVFFAFGLQQITSLGTNLWIKVWAHEFDEAEETSPMSHVKSVYYLAVYGLICVAYVLVSFVRDLTTFSGALKASAQIFDRLLDSIIHAPLIFFDKIPFGQITNRFSRDVEAVDQEVAPHSMSTFFTFCSLSTVIILISITIPLFIPAAVIICLAYYIITLIYINSARDLKRIESVQRSPLYQHFGEALAGYVSVRAYGHANRFTEENHVFIDGYNQPYVLNWAAKEWLTLRIASLSALISWLTGTFLLWGLGRGTVNAGIAGLVLTYAATFSDNVLWFVQLYAIVQQSFNSVERIVEYTEIKREPSEPLEPSSYDLSPQWPIHGHVRFQGYTARYAPELSPALFDLNLDMHGGQRVAVVGRTGAGKSTLALALIRAVEADTGRITIDGISIASVNLVRLRRAVTVVPQDPTLFGGSLRHNLDPLNHYSDDDIHDVLRRLQFFQSLPSGDLDHPAAALSMGQRQLVCIARALLRRSRILILDEATASIDHATDALIQAGLRSSIADGITVLTIAHRLLTIADYDRVMVLDSGRIVEQGSVAELFQKRGDGAFFRQLCEQSGDLAHIERIVRGL from the exons ATGTG TGTGATTTACATATTATACTGGCTCTGTCTCGTCTTTATCGTCCTATCGACTGGCA CACCAAATATTATTGTGGAAGCCATTTCAGGAGGACTTTCTGCATCAATTCATTTAAGCGAAGAAACCTCAGCAAGTTTGATATCACGCTGGACTTTTTCATGGGTAGGCTCTGTTATTTGGAAAGCCTTTAGAGCTCATCTGAGTACTTCTGACCTGCACGAGCTTAACTGGGATGACACAGCCAGAATTACAAGTCGGCTATTCAGTAAAGTCACGCCTGCAACACTGAAACTTGTTTGGAGACTCTATCACTTTACAAAACATGACTTGTTTAATCAGGGTGCGTGGGCAGTTCTCTTTAGCTTAACCAGCTTCTGCCCGGCGTTTCTCCTTCGATACATTCTTGATTACCTTGATTCGCCAAGCACCATGTCCCAAAACAATGCCTGGCTTTGTGTTGGGGGGCTTCTGGTTGCTGGAATCGTGACGGGTATTGCAGATTGTCAGTGTGAATGGCTCGGTCGCAAAATCAGTGTAAGACTGCGGGCTATCCTGATCGACCAGATATTTTCGAAAGTACTCAAAAAAAGGATCTCAAGGCCTACAAAATCATCATCGGAGGAAGGCGATTCTTCTGAGGACATTCATGCTACCGATGGAACAATTCTCAATTTAATGGCCGTAGATGCGGCTAAT GTTTCGGTCGCATCTCTATCGCTGTATAGCATACTGGGTTCTAGTGGCATTCTTGGCGTGATGCTAATGATTGCTCTTCTGCCACTAAATGTTTTGGTCTCAAAACGCCAGGTAGCAGCGCAAATGAAAGTGCTGAGCGCAGCCGATGCTCGTGTTCAAGCAAGCAACGAACTCATTACCAACATCCGCGTCATCAAACTTTGCGCTTGGGAAGAGGAATTTCGGAGAAAAATTCGCCTGTTGCGAACGACTGAGCTCTCGGAGCTGCGGGTTCGTTTTTTCTGGTGGTCGATATCCATGACTGTATTCTATTCCTTGCCTTTCATCACTACAATTCTAACGTTGTTTATCTATACGATTGTCGAAAAACAAAAGTTAGAAACCAAAGTCGCCTTCCCTGCCCTAGCCATCTTCGCAGTCTTACGCATTCCATTGGATAGAATGTCGTCCATGATATCGTTCATTCTTCAGGCACAGGTCTCCATCGGCCGGATTGAGAAGTtcttgaaagagaaagagaccAGCCGAGAAGAACAGTTAATGGGAAGTGATGCGCGAATGATTGGCTTCGATAATGCTACCCTTGAATGGTCAGTCCAAGACGTTGTGGGTATCGGTGCCGGAGAAGACATTCAACCAGCTGAAAATCCGCCTACGCACGAATTTCGTTTATCAAATCTTGAAATAAAATTTCACAAGAATGGCCTCAATCTAGTTTGCGGCCCCAGTGGATCAGGAAAGTCGTCACTGCTGCTAGCGCTGTTGGGGGAGATGGAACTCCTGCGAGGCCGTGTACATCTACCGCTTGCAGAGCAGCCGATCGGCGATGATACTTCAATCAGCGATGTAGCATACTGTCCACAAGAGCCCTGGATAATGAACCAGACTATTCGAGCTAATATCTTGTTTGGGCTGCACTTCCAAAGTCACCGTTACAAGATGGTCCTTGATGCTGTGGCCCTAAGCCGCGACCTCGCGGTATTTGAGAACGGCGATCTTGCTATTGCGG GTCCCTTGATGGAAGGCAGAACATGTATTCTTGCGACACATCATTCTCAACTTGTTCTCCCTTATTGCGACTATGCGGTCTTCCTGGAGAATGGCATCGTAAAGCGGCAAGGAACTGCTTCAGAGCTTATGCAATTAGATTTCACTGGGGAGAACACGCTGGCTGTAATAGCGAAACACGGGTTCAGGCCGATAGACTTTACACATCACCCACAAATAGTTGCATCTCCTTTACTTTCGCTCGGAGCCTCTGAAACAGACTCGTCAGACAGCTGGATTGGAAATATAAATGTAGTCTCAGAGACTAAAGATGAATCGATATACAGCGAAGATCAGATGACAGGAGCTGTTTCTCTGTCTGTGATAAGAGTCTACCTCAAATCTATGGGGGGGCGGTGGTTTTGGGCAGTTGTGTTCTTTGCATTTGGTCTTCAGCAAATTACATCTCTCGGAACAAACCTCTGGATCAAGGTATGGGCTCACGAGTTCGACGAGGCAGAGGAAACGTCACCAATGTCTCATGTGAAATCTGTTTACTACCTTGCAGTGTATGGTCTCATCTGCGTGGCATACGTACTTGTCTCATTTGTTCGCGATCTCACGACATTCTCTGGAGCACTCAAAGCCTCAGCTCAAATATTCGACCGCTTACTAGACTCAATTATTCATGCGCCCCTAATATTCTTTGACAAGATTCCGTTTGGTCAAATCACGAATCGTTTCTCCAGAGATGTGGAAGCAGTTGACCAAGAAGTGGCTCCTCACTCGATGAGCACATTTTTTACATTCTGTTCGCTGAGCACAGTTATTATACTAATTTCTATTACGATACCTCTATTTATTCCCGCAGCAGTCATAATTTGCTTGGCCTATTATATCATCACTCTTATATACATCAACAGTGCACGGGATCTGAAAAGAATTGAGTCTGTTCAAAGATCTCCACTGTATCAGCACTTTGGAGAGGCACTTGCGGGATATGTCAGCGTGCGTGCGTATGGACACGCAAATCGATTTACAGAAGAAAATcacgtcttcatcgacggATACAATCAACCTTACGTTCTGAATTGGGCGGCTAAAGAATGGCTGACATTACGCATCGCTTCTCTGAGCGCTCTAATTTCTTGGCTCACAGGAACTTTCTTGCTTTGGGGTTTGGGTAGAGGAACTGTGAATGCAGGGATTGCTGGCCTTGTACTCACTTACGCTGCCACTTTCAGTGATAATGTGCTTTGGTTTGTCCAATTATATGCGATAGTTCAGCAGAGCTTTAACTCAGTCGAGCGGATTGTGGAATACACAGAGATCAAGCGTGAGCCGAGTGAACCACTCGAGCCATCGTCCTACGACCTGTCACCACAGTGGCCTATCCACGGCCATGTGCGTTTCCAAGGATATACTGCACGGTATGCTCCGGAGCTCAGTCCAGCTCTGTTTGATTTAAATCTCGATATGCATGGTGGACAACGAGTAGCGGTGGTCGGGCGTACCGGGGCGGGCAAAAGTACATTGGCGCTGGCCCTTATTCGAGCAGTGGAAGCTGACACCGGCCGCATCACGATTGATGGCATAAGTATTGCCTCAGTGAACTTGGTGCGTTTACGACGCGCAGTAACTGTGGTACCACAAGATCCTACTCTTTTTGGAGGCAGCTTGCGCCATAATCTGGATCCGTTGAACCATTATTCGGACGATGATATTCATGATGTGCTACGAAGGTTACAGTTCTTCCAATCTCTACCCTCTGGAGATCTAGACCATCCGGCTGCGGCCTTATCAATGGGCCAACGCCAATTGGTTTGCATCGCGCGGGCACTGCTCCGTCGCTCTCGGATTCTCATTCTCGATGAAGCCACGGCATCCATTGATCATGCCACGGATGCTTTGATCCAGGCAGGGCTGCGATCTAGTATTGCGGATGGAATAACTGTTTTAACCATCGCCCATCGCCTCCTGACTATTGCAGATTATGATCGTGTGATGGTCTTGGATTCTGGTCGGATTGTAGAACAGGGATCCGTCGCTGAGCTTTTCCAAAAGCGAGGCGATGGTGCCTTCTTTCGGCAACTATGCGAGCAATCAGGGGATTTGGCTCACATTGAGCGAATTGTACGGGGCTTATGA